One genomic region from uncultured Cohaesibacter sp. encodes:
- a CDS encoding alpha/beta hydrolase, which produces MIRQLTDPEVLEALATHAEQFDFVLVPGFKNSGPEHWQSFWEREIDLFSRIDQSRWDQRDIVLWIDAVGRLLTKRNRPAILIGHSLGALASACVIARGELNVVGGMFVAPAEPMRFAVEERIPHENLGIPTVVVASHNDKLISFARAKGLADGWASDFIDVGEAGHINSEAGFGRWPYGLTILRDLADRIVADKSKG; this is translated from the coding sequence TTGATTAGACAATTGACAGATCCTGAGGTTCTGGAGGCACTCGCAACACATGCAGAACAGTTTGATTTTGTGCTTGTTCCCGGCTTTAAAAATAGTGGACCTGAACATTGGCAGAGCTTTTGGGAGCGGGAAATCGATCTCTTCAGCCGCATTGATCAGAGCCGCTGGGATCAGCGCGATATTGTGCTATGGATTGATGCCGTGGGAAGGCTCCTGACCAAGCGCAATCGTCCCGCCATTCTCATCGGCCATTCGCTGGGGGCGCTTGCTTCGGCCTGCGTCATAGCCCGAGGGGAGCTGAATGTGGTTGGCGGCATGTTTGTCGCCCCGGCCGAGCCCATGCGCTTTGCTGTGGAAGAACGCATTCCGCACGAAAATCTGGGTATTCCAACGGTGGTGGTTGCCAGCCATAACGACAAGCTCATCTCCTTTGCGCGCGCCAAGGGGCTGGCCGATGGTTGGGCATCCGACTTTATCGATGTCGGGGAAGCCGGACATATCAATTCCGAGGCTGGCTTCGGTCGCTGGCCTTATGGCTTGACCATCCTTCGCGATCTCGCTGACCGCATTGTCGCCGATAAGAGCAAGGGGTGA
- a CDS encoding ABC transporter substrate-binding protein — protein sequence MSAQSLFAPISPLSVCSARSAKYMLFAITVLLTAMLAAIPAAFSQEKTEIDIWSTTDTAAFESVIRAFEMANPDIEIAYHEITTNALFEHVLYARDRKDNAIDLVISSAMDLQVKLVNEGLASPFSADRAGATPSWAEWRNELYGFTYEPIVLVYNKEAFRGYPLPKTHSDLADLLINNLPTFEGKVGTYDAASSGAGYLFFTQDAIQSDKIFRVIEALSRAKMRTYDYTSAILDAVASGDLILGYNVIGTYALERASKDPNVGIFQFKDYTIVMSRTAFIYKHSRKKREAERFLEFLLSETGQEKMARDSALIPISPDMRRLKLPADSTNAYLPIKMGIGLLTYQDPLKRRYFLDVWNSIFKKPEEQ from the coding sequence ATGAGCGCACAGAGCCTCTTCGCCCCTATTTCGCCTCTTTCAGTCTGTTCGGCTCGCTCAGCCAAATACATGCTTTTCGCGATCACAGTGTTGTTGACAGCAATGCTGGCAGCCATACCAGCCGCCTTCTCGCAAGAAAAGACCGAGATCGATATCTGGAGCACCACGGACACCGCCGCCTTTGAAAGCGTCATCAGGGCTTTTGAAATGGCCAATCCGGATATCGAGATTGCCTATCACGAAATCACCACCAACGCCCTGTTCGAGCATGTGCTCTATGCAAGGGACCGCAAGGACAACGCCATTGATCTGGTCATCAGCTCAGCCATGGACTTGCAGGTCAAGCTGGTCAATGAGGGGCTCGCCTCTCCCTTCAGTGCCGACCGTGCAGGCGCAACACCAAGCTGGGCTGAATGGCGCAACGAGCTTTACGGCTTCACCTATGAGCCGATTGTGCTGGTCTATAACAAGGAAGCCTTCCGGGGCTATCCGCTGCCCAAAACCCATTCCGATCTGGCGGATCTATTGATCAATAATCTGCCCACCTTCGAAGGGAAAGTGGGCACCTATGATGCGGCCTCGTCGGGAGCGGGCTACTTGTTTTTCACGCAAGATGCCATTCAGAGCGACAAGATTTTCCGTGTGATCGAAGCGCTCAGCCGCGCAAAGATGCGCACCTATGACTACACATCTGCCATTCTGGATGCAGTCGCCTCGGGCGATCTGATCCTTGGCTATAACGTCATCGGCACCTACGCGCTGGAGCGCGCCTCCAAGGATCCGAATGTCGGTATTTTCCAATTCAAGGATTATACCATTGTCATGTCGCGCACGGCCTTCATCTACAAGCATTCGAGGAAAAAGAGAGAAGCAGAGCGCTTTCTGGAGTTTCTGCTATCTGAAACCGGGCAAGAGAAAATGGCTCGGGACTCGGCCTTGATCCCCATTTCGCCAGATATGCGGCGGTTAAAATTGCCAGCAGATTCCACCAACGCCTATTTGCCAATCAAGATGGGCATCGGCTTGCTGACCTATCAAGACCCGCTAAAACGCAGATATTTTCTGGATGTCTGGAACAGTATTTTCAAAAAGCCGGAAGAGCAGTGA
- a CDS encoding sensor histidine kinase, translating into MKHASKRLTQKSMRHRLILSMGAGFLAILTVICIGLWGYAQQAANKSYDRLLHGAALAILERANLASGEVRVDIPYSAFEILGLAKEDRVFYRIFTQDDETITASHNLRPKANYKPSESPVYWDDALSGESVRFMQQARFLTGDNRSLWVIVQFGQTCIARHDMIAELFWRGFAMALFITVVGLLFVWIAINSALHPLIDVEQNLRQRDISDFTPLPVTPPREVASLVLSINGFISRLKNNLDHSQIFIADVTHQIRTALSALQGQLELASKEQSPELLKGRIEKAERQNRQTIHLTNQLLAHAMVIHRADQKIVSDIHLADLLKTVLQTLLREHVKSDIEFSVNIAPEIENGGKTADLIAGDSISIREAISNVIDNAIKHGPANNRIDISLFEHTLKLRGRERKQLILQVDDAGPGIPEERRAKVLERFYTTGTGNDGSGLGLSIVDEVMRSHKAQLRLGHSALGGLSVRMIFTRKTVGIPT; encoded by the coding sequence ATGAAACACGCTTCCAAACGCCTCACACAGAAATCCATGCGTCACCGGCTCATTCTGAGCATGGGGGCAGGCTTTCTGGCCATTCTGACGGTGATCTGCATCGGCTTGTGGGGCTATGCGCAACAGGCTGCCAATAAATCCTATGACCGGCTGTTGCATGGGGCGGCCCTTGCCATTCTGGAACGGGCCAATCTGGCTTCGGGTGAGGTGCGGGTCGATATCCCCTATTCTGCCTTTGAGATTCTGGGACTGGCAAAGGAAGACCGCGTTTTCTATCGCATTTTCACGCAAGATGACGAGACCATCACGGCCTCTCACAATCTGCGCCCCAAGGCCAATTACAAGCCAAGCGAAAGCCCTGTTTATTGGGATGACGCTCTCAGTGGCGAGTCCGTCCGTTTCATGCAGCAGGCACGCTTTCTCACCGGAGATAACCGCTCACTTTGGGTTATCGTGCAGTTTGGCCAAACCTGCATTGCGCGTCATGACATGATAGCAGAGCTGTTCTGGCGCGGGTTTGCGATGGCGCTTTTCATCACCGTGGTAGGGTTGCTGTTTGTCTGGATCGCGATCAATAGCGCCCTTCATCCCCTGATCGACGTGGAGCAGAATTTGCGACAGCGTGACATTTCCGACTTCACGCCCCTGCCCGTCACACCGCCGCGCGAAGTGGCCAGCCTTGTGCTCTCGATCAACGGCTTCATCTCGCGGCTGAAGAACAATCTTGATCACTCGCAAATCTTCATCGCCGATGTGACACACCAGATCAGAACGGCCCTTTCGGCGCTTCAGGGCCAGTTGGAGCTGGCCAGCAAGGAGCAGTCGCCCGAGCTTTTGAAAGGCCGGATTGAAAAGGCCGAGCGGCAAAACCGGCAGACCATTCATCTGACCAACCAGCTGTTGGCCCACGCCATGGTCATTCACCGGGCCGACCAGAAGATTGTCTCCGATATTCATCTGGCAGATTTGCTTAAAACCGTTTTGCAGACGCTGCTGCGTGAGCATGTGAAGTCCGATATCGAATTTTCGGTCAATATTGCGCCCGAGATCGAGAATGGCGGCAAGACTGCCGATCTGATTGCAGGCGACAGCATCTCGATCCGCGAGGCCATCAGCAATGTCATAGACAATGCCATCAAACATGGCCCAGCCAACAACCGCATCGATATCTCTCTTTTTGAACATACTTTGAAACTGCGCGGCAGAGAGAGAAAGCAGCTGATCCTGCAAGTGGATGACGCCGGTCCGGGCATTCCGGAAGAACGACGCGCAAAGGTGCTGGAACGCTTCTATACCACGGGAACCGGCAACGACGGATCTGGTTTGGGCCTCAGCATCGTTGACGAGGTTATGCGCAGCCACAAGGCACAGCTCAGGCTCGGCCACTCGGCTTTGGGTGGCTTGAGCGTGAGAATGATATTCACCCGTAAAACAGTGGGGATACCCACATGA